Proteins found in one Sporosarcina sp. FSL K6-3457 genomic segment:
- the dnaK gene encoding molecular chaperone DnaK, whose amino-acid sequence MSKIIGIDLGTTNSVVSVYEGGEPKVIPNPEGNRTTPSVVAFKNGEKQVGEVAKRQSITNPNTIMSVKRHMGSDYKVKVDDKEYTPQEVSAMILQYMKGYAEEYLGEPVTKAVITVPAYFSDAQRQATQDAGKIAGLEVERIINEPTAAALAYGLDKTDEDQTILVYDLGGGTFDVSILELGDGVFQVLATAGDNKLGGDDFDDVIIGYLVEEFRKENGIDLSKDKMAMQRLKDGAEKAKKDLSGVTSAQISLPFITAGEAGPLHLEVTLSRAKFDELTAQLVERSMVPTRQAMKDAGLSASQIDRVILVGGSTRIPAVQEAIQKETGKEPYKGVNPDEVVAMGAAVQGSILSGDVTDVVLLDVTPLSLGIETMGNVFTKLIERNTTIPTSKSQVFSTAADNQPAVDIHVLQGERPMSADNKTLGRFQLTDIPPAPRGVPQIEVTFDIDKNGIVTVKAKDLGTQKEQDITIQASSGLSDDEIERMVKDAEANAEADQKRKEEADLKNEADQLVFMAEKTLKDLEGKVSEEEVTSVEEAKEELKAALEAGDFDDIRAKKDKLEEIVQQMTMKLYEQAAAENAGDADQAGQPQDDGVVDADFEEIIDEEKK is encoded by the coding sequence ATGAGCAAAATTATTGGTATTGACTTAGGAACAACAAACTCAGTAGTGTCCGTGTATGAAGGCGGAGAGCCGAAAGTAATTCCGAATCCAGAAGGTAACCGCACAACGCCATCTGTTGTGGCATTCAAAAATGGCGAAAAACAAGTTGGGGAAGTAGCGAAGCGTCAATCGATTACAAACCCGAACACAATCATGTCTGTTAAACGTCATATGGGGTCAGATTATAAAGTAAAAGTGGATGATAAAGAATATACACCACAAGAAGTTTCTGCAATGATTCTTCAATATATGAAAGGCTATGCGGAAGAGTATCTTGGCGAGCCTGTTACAAAAGCAGTTATTACAGTTCCAGCTTACTTCAGTGATGCACAGCGTCAAGCGACACAAGATGCTGGTAAAATTGCAGGTCTTGAAGTCGAGCGTATCATTAACGAGCCAACTGCAGCAGCACTTGCTTACGGTCTTGATAAAACAGATGAAGACCAAACAATTCTTGTCTATGACCTTGGTGGTGGTACATTTGACGTGTCTATCCTTGAGTTAGGCGACGGTGTGTTCCAAGTGCTTGCAACTGCCGGGGACAACAAACTTGGTGGAGATGATTTCGACGATGTTATCATTGGCTACCTAGTGGAAGAATTCCGTAAAGAAAACGGCATTGATTTATCAAAAGATAAAATGGCCATGCAACGTTTGAAAGATGGCGCAGAAAAAGCGAAAAAAGACTTGTCAGGTGTGACATCTGCACAAATCTCACTACCGTTCATCACAGCAGGCGAAGCAGGACCACTTCACCTTGAAGTGACATTGTCACGTGCGAAATTTGACGAATTGACTGCACAACTTGTTGAGCGTTCAATGGTACCGACTCGTCAAGCGATGAAGGACGCTGGATTATCTGCATCACAAATCGACCGCGTTATTCTTGTCGGTGGATCAACACGTATCCCTGCTGTTCAAGAAGCGATTCAAAAAGAAACAGGCAAAGAGCCATATAAAGGCGTAAACCCAGACGAAGTTGTTGCAATGGGGGCAGCTGTTCAAGGTTCAATCTTAAGCGGAGACGTTACAGACGTAGTTCTTCTTGACGTAACACCTTTGTCATTAGGTATTGAAACGATGGGGAACGTATTTACGAAATTGATCGAACGTAATACAACGATTCCAACAAGCAAATCACAAGTGTTCTCAACAGCAGCGGATAACCAACCAGCAGTAGATATCCATGTACTGCAAGGGGAACGTCCGATGTCAGCTGACAACAAAACACTTGGTCGCTTCCAATTGACGGATATTCCACCAGCACCACGTGGAGTGCCACAAATCGAAGTTACATTTGATATCGATAAAAATGGTATCGTTACAGTTAAAGCGAAAGACCTTGGAACACAAAAAGAGCAGGATATTACAATTCAAGCAAGCTCAGGTCTATCTGACGATGAAATCGAACGCATGGTGAAAGACGCGGAAGCAAATGCTGAAGCGGACCAAAAGCGTAAAGAAGAAGCAGACTTGAAAAACGAAGCGGACCAACTTGTCTTCATGGCTGAAAAAACATTGAAAGACCTTGAAGGTAAGGTATCTGAAGAAGAAGTAACAAGCGTGGAAGAAGCGAAGGAAGAATTGAAAGCTGCACTTGAAGCTGGCGATTTTGACGATATCCGTGCGAAGAAAGACAAATTAGAAGAAATCGTTCAACAAATGACGATGAAACTATATGAGCAAGCGGCAGCAGAAAATGCTGGCGACGCTGATCAAGCGGGTCAACCACAGGATGATGGCGTAGTCGATGCTGATTTCGAAGAAATTATCGACGAAGAGAAAAAATAA
- the hrcA gene encoding heat-inducible transcriptional repressor HrcA, whose protein sequence is MLTNRQLLILQLTVDDFIESAQPVGSRQLSKKPEAPFSPATIRNEMADLEEMGYLEKTHTSSGRVPSEKGYRFYVDHLLTPEKLKTEDSVQLRSIFRDKVVETEELIRKSATILSDLTNYTSILLGPDTSLHTVKRFSIVPLDDKTAVAIIVMDNGRVENRLFNVPEGFTASDIEKMVNILNERLVGTPLAHLQRMLVQETKTVLERHIHHTGDLYTSFQRAIAIEPEDRLYFGGKMNMMKQPEFNDIEKMKTFFEMMDKGAPAMKFFQEGLAGIHVRIGSENNQNAMEDYSVITATYSAGDNMTGSIAIIGPKRMDYARVITLLDLMSGDLSRELARLTIGGGTAGGNKH, encoded by the coding sequence ATGTTGACGAACAGACAATTGCTTATATTGCAACTGACGGTTGACGATTTCATCGAATCCGCACAACCTGTCGGATCGAGACAGCTATCGAAAAAACCGGAGGCCCCGTTTAGTCCAGCGACAATACGGAATGAAATGGCTGATTTGGAAGAGATGGGCTATCTTGAAAAGACTCACACGTCGTCTGGCAGAGTACCATCCGAAAAAGGATATCGATTTTATGTTGACCATTTGTTGACACCAGAAAAGCTGAAAACTGAAGATAGCGTTCAATTGCGTTCTATTTTTCGGGATAAGGTTGTAGAGACGGAGGAGCTAATTCGCAAATCGGCAACGATTCTTTCTGACTTGACGAATTACACGTCGATTCTTCTCGGGCCTGATACGTCATTGCACACGGTGAAACGTTTTTCAATTGTTCCATTAGATGATAAAACGGCTGTTGCCATCATTGTTATGGATAATGGGCGTGTGGAGAACAGATTGTTCAATGTACCGGAAGGCTTTACAGCATCTGATATCGAAAAAATGGTCAATATCCTAAATGAGCGACTTGTCGGTACGCCGCTCGCGCATCTCCAAAGGATGTTGGTGCAGGAAACGAAAACGGTGTTGGAACGCCATATTCATCATACGGGTGACTTGTATACCTCGTTTCAACGGGCAATTGCAATCGAACCAGAAGACCGCCTGTATTTCGGTGGTAAAATGAATATGATGAAGCAGCCTGAATTCAATGACATTGAGAAGATGAAGACATTTTTCGAAATGATGGACAAAGGAGCCCCTGCTATGAAGTTCTTCCAAGAAGGGCTGGCAGGGATTCATGTGCGCATTGGTTCTGAAAATAATCAGAATGCGATGGAAGATTACAGCGTGATTACAGCAACCTATTCGGCTGGAGACAACATGACAGGCTCTATTGCTATCATTGGACCTAAACGAATGGATTATGCGCGGGTCATCACATTGCTTGATCTGATGAGCGGTGATTTGTCTAGGGAACTAGCCAGGCTGACAATCGGTGGCGGAACAGCAGGAGGGAACAAACATTGA
- a CDS encoding DNA/RNA helicase domain-containing protein, with protein MIIVKVKKINLLTLNWMYKEGLAGNYLNDIKPNIRELDTLSSFVEEILKSYSEINVFNDYLYDYSIPQISKQFDILKVASDIIINIELKETSTEEKIKMQLKENNYYLRSTGREVLTFTYVKSSNSIYQYIAEENRLDIIDFEGFVQWLEGNRVSYMEEEDINEIFKPKQYLVSVFNDTEKFVRNEYFLNDLQQRFKVEFEKSSKLFKAIKGEAGTGKTLFLYDIAKDYKDRGDSILIIHCAQLNIGHYNLIQSGWSIIPIKNYSGSLTTEIKAIFIDEAQRLTGYQFEIITDYARENKIKIYFSYDPEQYLHLNEKTSDIANKILGLNSEVINRVLTGKIRSNKEINLFIKKIFDGQHNHTSNYEFRDFIEVLYFNEIYTANSYIEELVDSSKGKATILSFTDDLITQRKYQRYNNIQSKLNAHEAIGQEFDHVVLTLGDYVDYDAQGKLYATCSSYYDVVRMFYQLATRTKEKLTLVIINNKVLAQRAVKVLNQ; from the coding sequence GTGATCATTGTTAAGGTTAAAAAAATAAACTTATTAACTTTAAATTGGATGTATAAAGAAGGCTTGGCTGGAAACTATTTGAATGATATAAAACCTAATATTAGAGAGTTAGATACATTAAGTAGTTTTGTTGAGGAAATACTAAAGAGTTATAGTGAGATAAATGTCTTTAATGATTATTTGTATGATTATAGTATACCTCAAATATCCAAACAATTTGATATTTTAAAAGTGGCAAGTGATATCATTATTAATATTGAATTAAAAGAAACCAGTACTGAAGAAAAAATAAAAATGCAACTTAAAGAAAATAACTATTATCTAAGGAGTACAGGAAGAGAAGTTTTGACTTTCACATATGTAAAATCCAGTAATTCTATTTATCAATATATCGCTGAAGAAAATCGATTAGACATAATAGATTTCGAAGGATTTGTCCAGTGGTTAGAAGGAAACCGGGTAAGCTATATGGAAGAGGAAGATATAAATGAAATCTTTAAACCGAAACAGTATTTGGTTTCAGTATTTAATGATACAGAAAAATTTGTAAGAAACGAGTATTTTTTAAATGATTTACAGCAAAGATTTAAAGTGGAGTTTGAGAAAAGTAGTAAATTATTTAAGGCCATTAAAGGAGAAGCAGGAACAGGAAAAACGCTATTTTTATACGATATAGCTAAAGATTATAAAGATAGAGGAGATTCTATCCTTATTATTCATTGTGCTCAATTAAACATAGGCCATTATAATTTAATACAATCTGGTTGGAGTATAATTCCTATAAAAAATTATAGTGGATCTTTGACAACAGAGATAAAAGCTATTTTTATTGATGAGGCGCAAAGACTCACGGGGTACCAATTCGAAATTATAACAGATTATGCTAGAGAAAATAAAATAAAAATATATTTTTCTTATGATCCAGAGCAATACTTGCATCTTAATGAAAAAACAAGTGATATAGCAAATAAAATACTAGGATTAAATTCAGAAGTTATAAACAGAGTACTTACAGGGAAAATTAGGAGTAATAAAGAAATTAATCTCTTTATAAAGAAGATATTTGATGGTCAGCACAATCATACTTCTAATTATGAATTTAGGGATTTCATTGAAGTCTTATATTTTAATGAAATCTATACAGCTAATAGCTATATAGAGGAATTAGTAGATTCTTCAAAAGGGAAAGCTACGATTTTAAGTTTTACTGACGATCTAATAACTCAAAGGAAATATCAACGTTATAATAATATCCAGTCAAAATTGAACGCTCATGAAGCTATTGGTCAAGAATTTGATCATGTGGTTTTGACATTAGGAGATTATGTTGATTATGATGCTCAGGGAAAATTATATGCAACATGTAGTTCATATTACGATGTTGTGCGAATGTTTTATCAGTTGGCAACGAGAACCAAAGAAAAACTCACTCTCGTTATTATTAATAACAAAGTTTTAGCGCAACGAGCAGTAAAAGTGTTAAATCAATAA
- the dnaJ gene encoding molecular chaperone DnaJ, which yields MSKRDYYDVLGLSKSASKDEIRKAYRGLSKKYHPDLNKAADAEEKFKEATEAYEVLSDDSKKANYDQFGHTDPNQGFGGFGSGGGDGFGFEDIFSTFFGGNTRRRDPNAPRKGDDLQYSMTIDFMEAVFGKETEIEIPKEENCDTCEGSGAKKGTSPKTCNHCGGSGQISVTQNTPLGQMVNRRACPHCQGTGKIIPEKCTTCHGAGKVTKRKKIKVTIPEGVDDGQQLRVTGQGEPGYKGGPAGDLYIVFRVKSHEKFIREDDDIYLELSLSYPQAALGDDIEVPTVQGNVNLKIPAGTQTGTRFRLKGKGVKNVHGRGIGDQHVVVKVVTPKKMTEKQKELMREFAAISGNTPEEYSSSLFDKIKRTIKGD from the coding sequence ATGAGTAAACGAGATTATTATGACGTGTTAGGTTTATCAAAATCAGCGTCCAAAGATGAAATTAGAAAAGCGTACAGAGGGCTTTCTAAAAAGTATCACCCAGACTTAAACAAGGCAGCTGACGCGGAAGAGAAGTTTAAAGAAGCGACAGAAGCTTACGAAGTACTGAGTGACGATTCGAAAAAAGCAAATTATGATCAATTCGGCCATACGGATCCTAACCAAGGGTTTGGTGGTTTCGGCAGTGGTGGTGGAGATGGCTTCGGATTTGAAGACATATTCAGTACATTTTTCGGTGGCAATACACGACGTCGTGATCCGAATGCGCCGAGAAAAGGCGATGATTTGCAGTACTCTATGACGATTGATTTTATGGAAGCTGTTTTTGGTAAAGAAACAGAAATTGAAATACCAAAAGAAGAAAACTGTGATACTTGTGAGGGCTCTGGAGCTAAAAAAGGAACTTCACCTAAGACATGTAACCATTGTGGCGGTTCTGGACAAATTAGTGTCACGCAAAACACACCGCTTGGTCAGATGGTTAATCGTAGGGCATGTCCACATTGTCAGGGAACAGGAAAAATTATCCCCGAGAAATGTACAACATGCCATGGTGCAGGTAAAGTAACAAAAAGGAAGAAAATTAAAGTAACAATTCCTGAAGGCGTCGATGATGGCCAACAGCTTCGTGTAACGGGGCAGGGGGAACCGGGTTATAAAGGTGGTCCTGCAGGTGACTTGTACATTGTATTCCGTGTGAAATCACATGAGAAATTCATCCGTGAAGATGATGATATATATTTAGAATTGAGCTTATCCTACCCACAAGCCGCGCTGGGTGATGACATCGAAGTGCCGACTGTGCAGGGCAATGTCAACTTGAAAATTCCAGCAGGTACACAAACAGGCACGCGTTTCCGCTTGAAAGGTAAAGGCGTTAAAAACGTTCATGGTCGTGGCATCGGAGATCAGCATGTCGTTGTCAAAGTTGTAACACCTAAAAAAATGACGGAAAAACAAAAAGAATTGATGCGTGAATTTGCAGCAATTAGCGGCAATACACCAGAAGAGTATTCAAGTTCTTTATTTGATAAAATCAAGCGTACTATCAAAGGCGACTGA
- a CDS encoding 16S rRNA (uracil(1498)-N(3))-methyltransferase yields MQRYFLQSEFDGQQQATITGEDGKHIVRVMRMTVGDDLIAVSGGEAYVSIVTELLADGVVIQRQADSLKINEMPVRVTIACGLPKGDKLDLIVQKGTELGMAGIVPFEAERSIVKWDAKKADKKVERLRKIAKEAAEQCHRTVIPDVASPTSFKQLIAQSTNYDVLLFADEEDAKGGNPNRLAERLKNVYPDQTILTVFGPEGGLSRNEAEALRSAGFLPIALGPRILRTETAPLYLLSAMSYEFE; encoded by the coding sequence TTGCAACGCTATTTTTTACAATCTGAATTTGATGGCCAACAGCAAGCAACGATTACAGGAGAGGATGGCAAGCATATTGTCCGGGTCATGCGAATGACTGTCGGTGATGATCTGATTGCTGTGTCGGGCGGAGAAGCTTATGTTTCTATAGTTACCGAACTTCTTGCAGATGGTGTCGTTATCCAGCGTCAAGCAGATTCTTTAAAAATAAACGAAATGCCTGTCCGTGTAACAATTGCCTGTGGTTTGCCAAAAGGTGATAAGCTAGATTTGATTGTGCAAAAAGGAACTGAGCTGGGTATGGCAGGTATTGTGCCATTTGAAGCGGAACGCTCGATTGTCAAATGGGATGCCAAAAAAGCTGATAAAAAAGTTGAGCGGCTGCGTAAAATTGCCAAAGAAGCTGCGGAGCAATGCCACCGGACGGTTATTCCCGATGTGGCAAGTCCAACTTCGTTTAAGCAATTAATCGCACAATCGACAAACTATGACGTCCTTCTTTTTGCTGATGAGGAAGATGCCAAAGGTGGTAACCCAAATCGATTGGCCGAGCGACTCAAAAACGTCTATCCGGACCAAACTATCCTGACTGTTTTTGGACCAGAAGGTGGTTTATCGAGAAACGAAGCGGAGGCACTACGCTCCGCTGGCTTTTTGCCGATTGCATTAGGTCCACGTATATTAAGAACGGAAACGGCTCCGTTGTATTTATTGTCTGCAATGTCTTATGAATTTGAATGA
- the hemW gene encoding radical SAM family heme chaperone HemW, with product MRGMYIHIPFCHQICHYCDFNKVFFKNQPVDAYIESIGQELSIMRQQGISFKELETVFLGGGTPTSLSEQQLDRLLAIIHDYVDVASLKEFSTEANPDELTYGKLTVLKNGGVDRLSIGVQSFDADLLTRIGRTHGPDDAARVVEEARKAGFDNISIDLIYGLPDQTIKQWQDTLDQAVALELPHYSGYSLIIEPKTVFYNLMNKGKLPLPGEDIETKMFTMLIEQMEKHGHMRYEISNFAVPGHESIHNLIYWENDGYAGVGAGAHGYIDGIRYSNIGPLTKYMDKTKAGERPVQQTHVVTEIEAMEEEMFLGLRKSSGVSVSLFQKKFGKSLEDVYGETLQSLMADGLVERLDDAVKLTRRGVYRGNDVFQQFLT from the coding sequence ATGAGAGGTATGTATATTCACATCCCGTTTTGTCATCAGATTTGTCACTATTGTGATTTTAATAAAGTATTTTTCAAAAATCAGCCTGTGGATGCGTACATTGAATCCATTGGGCAGGAACTTTCAATTATGCGCCAACAAGGGATTTCATTTAAAGAGCTGGAAACGGTCTTTTTAGGTGGAGGCACTCCGACATCATTATCTGAGCAGCAATTGGATCGATTGCTGGCAATTATTCACGACTATGTCGATGTCGCCTCATTAAAAGAATTTTCGACGGAAGCGAATCCAGATGAATTGACGTATGGCAAGTTGACTGTGCTAAAAAATGGTGGTGTGGACAGGCTAAGCATAGGGGTTCAATCCTTTGATGCAGACTTGTTGACGCGAATCGGTAGAACGCACGGTCCAGACGATGCTGCACGTGTTGTTGAAGAGGCGCGCAAGGCAGGCTTCGATAATATTAGTATCGATTTGATTTACGGCCTGCCAGATCAGACCATTAAGCAATGGCAAGATACGCTCGATCAGGCGGTTGCACTTGAGTTGCCTCATTACTCAGGGTACTCGCTCATCATTGAACCAAAAACAGTTTTTTATAATTTAATGAATAAAGGCAAACTGCCGCTACCTGGTGAAGATATCGAAACGAAAATGTTTACGATGCTCATTGAGCAAATGGAAAAGCACGGCCATATGCGCTATGAAATTAGTAATTTCGCAGTTCCAGGCCACGAATCAATCCATAACCTTATTTATTGGGAAAATGATGGCTATGCAGGTGTTGGGGCAGGTGCACATGGGTATATAGATGGCATCCGCTATTCAAACATCGGACCACTTACAAAATATATGGACAAGACAAAGGCGGGGGAAAGACCTGTGCAACAGACACATGTTGTGACGGAAATAGAGGCGATGGAAGAGGAAATGTTTCTTGGACTGCGCAAGTCAAGTGGTGTATCCGTTTCTTTATTCCAAAAGAAATTTGGGAAGTCATTGGAAGACGTGTACGGAGAAACTTTACAATCGCTTATGGCAGATGGACTTGTCGAGCGATTGGATGATGCGGTTAAGTTAACACGCCGTGGTGTTTACAGAGGAAATGATGTGTTCCAGCAATTTCTCACATGA
- a CDS encoding YuzF family protein — protein MNGQQSQVKMVSAFDPYFYQTLLSFRSKHIVIHTSKNPLQGLLVTVTPDHVVVEVSGTPFYVRIQEIVWVTLA, from the coding sequence TTGAATGGACAACAATCGCAAGTCAAAATGGTAAGTGCATTTGACCCTTACTTCTATCAAACTTTACTAAGTTTCAGGTCAAAACATATCGTTATTCACACGTCCAAAAATCCGTTACAAGGTTTACTAGTCACAGTCACGCCTGATCATGTTGTAGTTGAAGTGAGCGGCACACCATTTTATGTTCGAATCCAAGAAATCGTATGGGTTACACTTGCATGA
- the prmA gene encoding 50S ribosomal protein L11 methyltransferase, whose protein sequence is MKWSEIAIHTTHEATEAVANILHEAGASGVVIEDSVEPDRIHEDRYGEIYALDKNDFPVDGVIVKAYLPVNSFLIETMKDISQSIDGLVEFGLDVGKNAIQTNEIDEEDWATAWKQYYHPVKISGRFTIVPTWEEYEPVESDELIIELDPGMAFGTGTHPTTVMCLQALEKYVEPGHTVVDVGTGSGVLSIGAALLGASHIHALDLDDVAVVAAKENILLNKVNDKITVTHGNLLDSVKEPADIIIANILAEVILSFSQDAYAILPQDGLFIVSGIIGQKRDLVKDDLIEKGFDIVESVLMEDWVAIVAQKRGV, encoded by the coding sequence TTGAAATGGTCAGAAATTGCCATCCATACGACACACGAGGCAACTGAAGCGGTAGCGAATATATTGCATGAAGCAGGTGCCAGTGGCGTTGTGATTGAAGATTCAGTAGAGCCAGATAGAATTCATGAAGACCGCTACGGGGAAATTTATGCACTCGACAAAAATGATTTCCCAGTTGACGGTGTAATCGTGAAAGCCTATTTACCTGTCAATAGTTTTTTAATTGAAACGATGAAGGATATTAGCCAGTCAATTGACGGTTTGGTGGAATTTGGATTGGATGTTGGAAAAAATGCCATCCAAACGAATGAAATTGACGAGGAAGATTGGGCAACTGCCTGGAAGCAATACTACCATCCAGTCAAAATTTCTGGCCGTTTTACGATTGTCCCTACATGGGAAGAATATGAGCCCGTTGAGTCTGATGAATTAATCATTGAACTAGACCCTGGAATGGCATTCGGCACGGGAACGCATCCAACAACGGTTATGTGCCTACAAGCTCTTGAAAAGTACGTAGAGCCAGGTCATACCGTGGTTGATGTAGGAACAGGCTCGGGTGTGCTATCCATAGGTGCGGCATTACTAGGGGCATCCCATATTCATGCGCTTGACTTAGATGATGTGGCGGTTGTCGCCGCGAAAGAAAATATTTTGTTGAATAAAGTGAATGACAAAATCACGGTGACGCATGGTAATCTATTGGATTCTGTTAAAGAGCCGGCGGATATTATTATTGCGAATATCCTAGCAGAAGTCATTCTGTCCTTTTCTCAAGATGCTTATGCCATTTTGCCGCAAGATGGATTGTTCATTGTTTCGGGTATTATTGGACAGAAGCGGGATCTTGTGAAAGATGATTTAATCGAAAAAGGATTTGACATCGTCGAGTCTGTTTTAATGGAAGATTGGGTAGCTATCGTTGCCCAAAAAAGGGGCGTGTAA
- a CDS encoding manganese catalase family protein, producing the protein MIKRVNKLPIDLPIPEYGDANAAAAVQELLGGKFGEMSTLNNYMYQSFNFRQKGKLKPFYDLVASITAEEFGHVELVSNTINIVNKGTSFTAAPDLTPLQDATNKRNTYAFIATAQTSMPGDSMGNPWRGDYVFSSGNLVLDLLHNFFLECGARTHKMRVYGMTDHPTAREMIGYLLVRGGTHILAYAKAIEMATGTDLTKMLPIPNLDNRAFDTARKYEDLGYGNVLFTWNDDGEYKDIRQIWKGTNPSSGEQLVVKEGMPQGYTIPDLEDIPEEFAPGIGRDEYEQIARRLLSNI; encoded by the coding sequence TTGATTAAACGCGTAAATAAATTACCAATCGATCTTCCAATTCCAGAATACGGGGATGCTAACGCCGCTGCTGCGGTTCAAGAGCTACTGGGTGGAAAGTTTGGAGAAATGTCGACGTTGAATAATTATATGTACCAATCATTTAATTTTAGGCAGAAAGGCAAGCTCAAGCCTTTTTATGATTTAGTTGCAAGTATTACGGCAGAGGAGTTCGGCCATGTCGAGCTCGTTTCTAACACGATAAATATAGTCAATAAAGGTACGTCATTTACGGCAGCTCCTGACTTAACACCTTTACAAGACGCTACAAACAAACGTAATACGTATGCCTTCATAGCCACTGCACAAACTTCAATGCCCGGAGACTCCATGGGAAATCCATGGCGTGGAGACTATGTGTTCTCCAGCGGAAATTTAGTACTCGACCTACTGCATAACTTCTTTCTTGAATGCGGAGCAAGAACGCATAAAATGCGGGTGTACGGAATGACTGACCACCCGACAGCAAGAGAAATGATTGGTTATTTGCTCGTTCGAGGAGGTACACATATACTCGCCTATGCAAAAGCGATAGAAATGGCAACAGGCACTGATTTAACAAAAATGCTACCCATCCCTAATTTAGATAATCGTGCCTTTGATACTGCAAGAAAATATGAAGATCTAGGGTACGGTAATGTATTGTTTACCTGGAATGATGATGGAGAATACAAGGATATACGCCAGATTTGGAAAGGCACCAATCCTAGTAGTGGTGAACAGCTTGTTGTAAAAGAAGGCATGCCACAGGGCTATACCATTCCTGATCTTGAAGATATTCCTGAAGAATTCGCTCCTGGTATCGGCAGAGATGAATATGAGCAAATTGCTCGACGGTTGTTGTCTAATATATAA
- the grpE gene encoding nucleotide exchange factor GrpE, with protein sequence MTEVKNEVVEDELVVEEVEAAGEDNVIEEAIEVENNADSVIEELTVKLQEEENKRLRLLADYDNFKRRASLDQEALQKYRAQNVVTNLLPVLDNFARALSVEAKTEEAQSIMTGMEMIYRTLVTALETEGLVEIETLDQEFDPNFHQAIMTGADDTKPSGVILEEMQKGYLLKDRVLRPSMVKVNE encoded by the coding sequence TTGACAGAGGTTAAAAATGAAGTTGTAGAAGATGAATTGGTGGTAGAGGAAGTTGAGGCTGCGGGTGAGGACAACGTGATTGAAGAAGCTATCGAAGTTGAAAACAACGCAGACAGTGTCATTGAAGAACTAACAGTGAAATTGCAGGAAGAAGAGAACAAGCGACTTCGGTTGCTTGCCGATTACGATAACTTTAAAAGAAGAGCGTCACTTGACCAAGAGGCGTTACAGAAGTATCGTGCGCAGAACGTCGTGACGAACCTACTACCTGTGCTTGATAACTTTGCGCGCGCACTCTCTGTTGAGGCGAAGACGGAAGAAGCTCAGTCGATTATGACGGGTATGGAAATGATTTATCGTACGCTTGTCACTGCACTTGAAACAGAGGGTCTTGTTGAAATTGAGACGCTTGATCAGGAGTTCGATCCGAATTTCCATCAAGCAATTATGACAGGTGCAGATGATACAAAACCTTCAGGCGTTATTCTGGAAGAAATGCAAAAAGGGTATTTGTTGAAAGATCGTGTCCTTCGACCTTCAATGGTTAAAGTAAACGAATAA